ttttttgtaaaaaaatattttgtatcacAGTTtctaaaagttaaattattgataatttataatGTTGATTGGTTAttgttattttgatattttttatgaGTTATAAATGTTAATAATGCTTTAGTGTCACTTCGATTCCTTTTAGTTCATAATTAAACAAAATGCATGATTTCAAAACCTAAATTTCTTAATCATGGTTTTGTATTATTAGAAGAGACTTTATCTAAAATCTACACCGcctaaataaaaagatgaaataaataaatataatctaaaacatccattgtaaatatatatattgaagtagataatttataatattattttaaattttatatttaattatataatatatatatatatcaataaaattaatattaaaattaaaatatattgggTATATATTAGTTCGCACGAGTTGTGAGGAGCCACGCCTAGTTTAACATGATTgtaaattgattttgttttcgtACTGTCTAAATAAACTTTCTAAAATAATCTATTATTTAtgttagaaaatataaaatcaaatataaatataaaattaaaaattaaaattacatttgaataatataatttccatacagttttaaattttgaatcaaaaattCGCATAATGGGTTAATATATTCTTCAACcctaaatttaattaataagtttaaataaaataaaatcatatacataaactaattataaatgatgcaaaattatataatcataaattagagaaatattaatttttagttgaaAAATAATCATTACAAAACCATAAATTAAagttcataaaataaaaatgatgtatGTTCGTTATATCCCGATCGATCTGTCTCTAAACCTCATTAAGTACCcctctaaaataattattttaaataatttcactAATTTAATGTCTCcgtcattaaaaaaaataaaatgaatacaaaatgaactaaataaacaaacttttatatttatatatatatacatatatgaaaagaataaaatgaatgaaaataataacaagcaaattatatatataatacatacaaaattaatttcaaagttataatatttattataaaaatattttgttatcaaaAAGTTAGGCTCTTAATTTCTTGACTGGtattttgattaaattcatACCCGTAATAGTGCGAAAGATAAGCTCGGCTCCAATTCAAGTTGTTCAAGAATAGTGGCCTTGAGTTTCTAGACCCTTTGACTTAGGATTAGTCAGTTCTATTTTTTATTGGGGGAAGGGATTTAACTCAGCGGTAGAGTGTCACCTTGACGTGGTGGAAGTCATCAGTTTGAGCCTGATTATCTCTAAACCCAATGAATGtgagtttttatattttgactTACTCCTTCGCTGTGATCGAATAAAAATGGATAAGAGGCTCGTGGGATTGACGTGAAGGAGTAGAGATAGTTATATTTCTGGGAGCAAACTCCATGCGAATATGAAGCGCATGGATACAAGTTATGACTTGGGATGATTGACGATTCCGAATCAGCTTTGTCTACGAAGAAGGAAGCTATAAGTAATGCAACTATGAATCTCATGGAAAATTCGATCCTGGCTTAGGATGAACACTGGTGGTATGCTTAACACATGCAAGTCGGACGGGAAGTGGTGTTTCCAGTGGCGGACGGATGAGTAACGCGTATGAACCTGCCCTTGGGAGGGGAACAACAGCTGGAAACGGCTGCTAATACCCGTAGGCTGAGGAGCAAAAGGAGGAATTCGTCTGAGGAGGGGCTCGCGTATGATTAGCTAGTTGGTGAAGTAATAGTTGGTGAAGTAATAGCTTACTAAGGCAATGATCATTAGCTGGTCCGAGAGGATGATCAGCCACACTGGGACTGAGACACGGCCCAGGCTCCTACGGAAGGCAGCAGTGAGAAAATTTCCTTAATGGGCGAAAACCTGAGGAGCAATGTCGCGTGGAGGTAGAAAACATTGATACAACTTTTCAAATTTACCATTAATGAATGACTATTTTCACAAATACcctaaatttgtaataaaacaACACTAAgctaactttttaaaaatatttatggaaCATTTATAAACTCAACCCCAACCCCTTAATACTAAACTttaatcataaacactaaagaCTAAATCCAAatgttagtatatttttttattaatggtATTTTTGAAAGATGGTATTTAACTTGTGGTATTTCTAATAATTTGTCGTAAATTAAACGGCACTTTTATCGAAATCTAGTCTTAGTTATACAGATAGTCAGTTCTATTCAGAtatggttgattttttttttaactttatattgGTCAAGATACTATGTTGAAAAATGCAAAAagtttaattagtattattttcgAAAACGCCAATAAAATGCATGGATCAATTAAAAGGTAAACTATATTTTTGCTTATATCATCTCTTCTTTAAATAATACTCCAGCAACGCAAGCAAACGGTCAAacattgaataatatgattttataaatataaattttatatttatcatattattataatttttaatattttttataattacataaaatgtaaatattgttaaattattatttaacagatattgcgtttggtagtttaccagttatgagagtcccgcaaacgcaacaatttctaacagttgtaccagtcgtacaaatctctagaaaacgcttaaaaccgcaaccatccgcatccgcaaactcccgcaaccgcaaccgcaaccgctgcggttacaccagtcaggccctcaGTCTCTTGCGTTACTAAAATGGATTATACTTCTTTTGCATTTCCCAACAGGCGTTATAAtcttattttcgttttagtACGTTTCACACTctaattgtatttaaaatattgattattttattcCGTTAAAACTCAATTTGTATTTTCTCCCTAGTTGGATCATCTGTAAATTCATCTCCTGATTtctatatatctatactattaaaacataatcaTTCTTAGAATTATGCCCTTGactttttgaattatttataaTGCCATGTCATTGCCATATTTTAAcacaatctatactattaaaacataatcaTTCTTAGAATTATGCCCTCGactttttgaattatttataaTGCCATGTCATTGCCATATTTTAACACAATCTAATTAATATGGACCATAAAAAAGAACCAATTCAATCATTTTACAGCATTTATTAACCAATAGAATTTCAGCATTTAATACTTTCTCTATACCATAAAATCATTCGAATCATCTCCTATATATTCTCCTCTATTAAATATCccatatattatttttccttattttcatataatatttaattgtacttcaagtttatatttaataaacataTTCAGAAAAAAACTTTACCTACTAAATTTGTTTTAGTTTCCACAAAATTACGTAACAATCCAATTAAACATCTTCTCctcattatataaaaatgtatcatCCCATTAGTCCATTCATTTATTTGTAAGCTTTCAAGTTTCAagtatttcatatatttttggttgtctttttttttaacgctgatttattatgatattacaattattaggaacattacatagacgattcgacaaccgacaatattACATGTCTTAAgaagatctacgcctaactgcatcatctgagccgtcctatgaagatccacgccTGACCAGAATTACTTGCACCATGTTAAAGATCTCTTGTAATAATTCTTTTCATAATCGCATAGTTGCCTGTAATCATTccttccataatctgcatagttgCCTAATAAATCGCGCTCTCTCCGGGACTTGAAACATGGATTTGAGaaatctgcaataaattgcatagtctgaGAATCGAACCCCAGACCTGGGTGTATAAGCCTTTAGACCCTAACCATTAGGCTAAATTTAAAAACGTTGCTTGattgctaaagttatttaaaattgatgcaaaccacacaccaccctcaccattaatcctttgcaccacactaaccatttattgtcaaaaccattactaaatgcaacaagtcagcaagcccgaatgtcacagatagttagaaattgtaTTTCTCGTgatcgttatagatgctaacatctcatttactaattaacaaattgacttttactaggaagatttggtgaaattgttctattccggttaaaatagaaattgtccattaaatagaggagtttagaTACCATTTATAGGTTTTagataaaaatcatatttagattcatattaaaattcgttgatattctaaataagggtggacaaacaagaatttcgttatgaacacatacaaaatcttccattataacaaaattaatatagaaaataattttatgtttcttctttaagatacatctttttgagagaCATTGAAACcaaagtaacacatacaactcgcacctctatattttaaaagtcaacacggtaattttaaaaatatatattagatacacaccaattattttaccaaaaattgacatttcacccttattttttataaaattataaaatttgaaacgtattccatctttctattatttgaactaaacatattagtaaaagttttatagttcatatatagttattttaacaattaataatataagtatgttctctatataaaacatcaactttgttttatgtttaaattccatctaaattaattttgttatgactatcggctttttattctatttttattaaatcgattagtaacaaccacttatgTTATTACATtttgaactaaacaatttcaaacaaagtaatgcaCTACTGTCACTAACCACTATaaaaaagattagaaaatatcatttttaatattttttatttttatatttaacatattatatttgttaagaccatataataatttataaatttatgtaaaaatataacataCGAATCcagcgcgtagcgccggaaaatcACTAGTAGTTAATAAAGTTAActtattttctaaataactGCTTCGAGGAACCCGAGTTTGGATTATGAATTCGAAGGAGCAGAGATCGCGATGGCTTCATACTGTTCGGAGCTTCAGTACTTGGCCAATCCAGTGACAAGCCATGTTCAGTTCGCAGAGAAACACAACCAAGATGTTAACTCTCTTGGTCTGATCTCATCTCGTAAGACTTCAGAAACTGTTGACATTCTCAAACTCATGTCGACGACTTTCCTTGTCGCAATTTGCCAAGCTGTCGATCTGAGACACTTGGAGGAGAATCTAAAACAAACTGTTAAAAGCACAGTCTCTCATGTCGCTAAGAAAGTTCTTACTACTGGAGTCAACGGTGTGCTTCACGCATCTCGCTTATGCGTGAAAGATTTACTTAAAGTTGTAGACCGTGAACAACAGAACAAGTCTACACATACGCTGACGATCCATGCAGCGCGACGTACCCGTTGATCCAGAAGCTAAGACAGGTTATTGTCGACCATGCTCTGATCAACGGTGAGAGTGAGAAGAACGTAGTGACTTCCATCTTCCAAAAGATTGGAGCTTTCGAGGAAGTTCTCAAGGCGGTGCTTCCGAAAGCAGTGGAGGCAACTAGAGCGGCGTATGATGACGGAAGAGCTGATATCCCGAACCGTATTAAGGAGTGTAGGTCGTATCCTTTGTATAGATTCGTGAGGGAAGAGCTTGGAACAAAGCTTCTGACTTGAGAGAAAGTGACGTCGCCGGGAGAAGAGTTTGATAAGGTTTTCACGGCGATTTGTGAAGGGAAGATCATTGATCCCATGTTGGAGTGCCTTAACGATTGGTACGGAGCTCCTATTCCAATATGTTAAATATTGTCTATGACAACATCAAGTAAGTGTGACATATATTACCAAAAATAATCAACACCAGATATATTCGGTgtataatgtaaaatattatttgtgtgGTGTGTAATGTATGATATCAAATATCTAAAGAAATATTCTATGGAATATTTCTTAGGCCTTGAATTATAAATAAGGAGACTTGGAATCTAAAAGAAGGCAAAGTCTGCTATTGGAGATAGAAATGCTTGCATGCGAGAGAGATCTGAGTTATCAGTCTTTCAAGTCCTTTGTAATATCATTTAAGTGctcataataaaataaaaatctcccaaattataaattatttctgTCATTCCTTGAacccttaataaataaaatttgatctTAGATACCTTCTTTGTAGTTGTACCTACTATGTGTTTGTAAATTTGGTATCAAAGACAACACAGTCTAATCTAAGGTTCTTAATTTCCTATACAAGGTCCTAATATCCATAAGTGGATAAACGTGCTATTTCCTACGAAAAATATAGTATCTTCCCATATGTTTCCTAAACTATGACCTCATCCCAGATATTCCCGAATAAAGGTTTGAAACCTATTTCTTCATGAAACTATAGCATAACTCTTATATTTCTTCGAAATAAAAGTTCGAAAGTCATAACTCCATAAAATTAAATTGCTTGGTTCAAAACCTATAAACTAAAACTGTTTTGGTTAATTAAACCAGTTTTCGACCAATAACGACCCGATTAAGATTACAATAATCAAACAAGAAATTATATGTCCTTGTGTTTATAATTTCTGGTTTGATTGCTGTAATCAGATCTTAATTGGGTCGTTATTGGTCTAAAACTGGTTTAATAAAccaaaatgattttaatttataagtttaaatcgagtaatttatttttatggaTATGGCTTTCGAACTTTTATTTCGGAGAAATATAAGAGTTATGCTATAATTTTATGGAGAAAtagatttcaaattttaattacgGAGATATCTGGAATGATGTCATAGTTTGGGAGACATATGAGAGGATACAATATTTCTCATGGAGAAATAACACATTTTCTCTCCATAAGTTGTTTCTGCCTATAAGATAGTACTAGGATTTGACCCGCGCTTAGAAAACGCGgagtttatttcatttttagtgATAAAATTATGTGTTTATATATAAGATGATCTACTCTATTTAcaattgtaataattttttatgtttgaaaatattcatatatatgttagacatgatataaaaagttatatatttatacatatagaaattattttaagagttttaaatttaaatgtaaaatttattgtatagtaatttttatgaatttatttgTCTATATgcttaaaacaaattaaaaatgtttgaaTGAGTTTCAAAAGTGGGCTTATCCACTCATGTACACATTATTATTTTGACATTAGCTGATTTATTgagattaataaaacaaaataattttggttttatttgatGATTTTGAATTTACAATATTTAGTGTATGTAGTGGGTTTTAATTTCAGTGTTTAATTGAGAATATCAGATTGCTATAAAAATCAAGTCAGAGACCCAGCCTaggataattttatttatctaccGATAATATTAGATTTCTATGCTTTATGgtatgaatatatttttgataaagtgGCATCAATACAACTGTAATATAGGAGCTCCTTAAGTAGTCATATTAATAACAACTGCTTGAATGTGATTGGTTGAATAAAAGTTTGGTGGAATTGGCATTTAATTTTCCGAAAAATAAGTAATGGAATATTAGCAACTGCTGCTATATATGATTGGCGAAATAAATGCTGGTTGGATTGGATTTTAATTGATCGAAAAATAAAGAATGTCACTGGTCGAATTAAATAGGatcaaaaatctttttttttaaaggcaGTGGCAGAGAGttgtaattattttgaaaaggTAGGGGCAAAAACCTATTagttattttactttaataatatagataaaatgTGTCTTTTGTGGTTGCCACTTGGCGGTTTTAGTGAAAACTGAAAAGTGTAATTTCAAAGTATTGGCTGTGTGATTTGGCAGAAAAAGAGTTTTTGAAGGGAAATACGTTTTTGTGATTTTGGTGGGTAAGTgagattttgtaatttttcccgAAAAATGTGATTTGACGGTTTTGGTAGAAAAGTTATGGTGTTGCaagaaatttcattttttcgCCTAAATCAgaaaaagtataatttttaaagttttagtgaaaaaaatatagttttatagtATTGGtgggaaaatataattttatagtactGGTGGAAAATATGACTTTATGGTTTTAgcataaaatgtgattttacaattttaacaaaaaaaatatgattttgtaattttattggaaaagtgtaattttttggttttgacagAAAATACAATTCTATGATTTTGGTAGAAAATACATTGCTGTCAGGTATGCTCGGCCTTTGTCTTGAATGTGTGGGAAGGCGAAACTGTTATGTGCTTTCTCTCTTTATGCCCCACTCGAAAATATTCTTTATTAGGGCTTACGTTTCAGTTAAGTGGAAACAATGGAGCTCTTATATGTTTCTTCAGTCACTTTTCGTGTTTTAATGTGTTCTATTGAGTAACAAACTCTGGTTTTAGTGGCTTCATGTATATCATTTGAGCTGGAGAAGTGTGATACATGACTTAATCGAGTTTATTGCTTACCATTTAGCTAATAACATTTTCTTCCGCTGAATTATTGACATTCAATACAACAAGTTTTACATTATTAGTGTAGTGCCATAGCTTGGCATTAGCCAATTGGTGTCTTAGGAAACATTCTCTTAGGGAACGTGGACCCGGATAAATCAATGAATGTCTCGAATTCCCTGTACAACAACCTTCCTAGATACACATGCAGTTGTTCTGATGCTGTGGAGCACCAGCACAACGGACAACATGGAGGAAGGTGCTCACATCGCATGGAATCCATAGTCTGGAGTCAGCACTGAAACCGTAAGCATCCTGTGCTTGATCCAGCAATGCCTTGAAGAGTGGGTGTGTAAGCAAGCTGATCTTTATCACAAACCTCCTGGACTCCTCACCTACATAGACAACCAAGTGTCCCTTAGGGACATCTTTTGGTATCACCTCAGCTTCCTTCTTGAATGCATGGTAAATTCTTTTGCAACATGTCTCGCAAAACGTACAAGGTGATACGACTTTGCCTGTCATCAGTGTCACTTTCTTTTCAAAGGACTTGATGAACTTGCTCTTCATTTTAGTAGGAGGAGCTATATAACAAGTTATAGATAAGATAGATAGAATGTTGTGATGAGAGGATGTATCTTTGGATGAGAGTACAAGGTGAAGAAtgggtttatatatatatgaagtagaGTTATCAGAGCTCCTTATTAAATGTTTGAAGGTGACAGTTAGCCAAAAGGGGTGAGATATGGGCAACTTTAAAATGATATAGTACTTTTATTCAATCATTTTTGCTCATAAAGTTGCATCTTCGTAAAAAATTGTACGAACACACACTCTATAGTTAGATAGAGCAGATAAGATCTGAAGGAAAGACTCCAGGGATGGGTCTAAATCTTCTTGGAGAAAGTTGATATGAACATTTGTTCACACAAGAATTAGACTAAAGatttaagtcaaaaaaaaagaattagacTAAAGATATATCCTAAGTTTTCTCTTAACTCTAAGATCTATTGGAAATGAAGGTTAATAACTggaagttttgtttttattaatcatttgaAATTCTTATGTAGGGGAATAcaacttaatataaaaattaaaacttgaaaactagtaaaataaaaaatcaccaAAACTTTTAATGTAAAGTGTAGCTTAATCTGTTCTAACCATAGTCATGTATCAAAAGTGCGACCCTGGTTTATGATTCATGCATCAGTTTGATATGCAGAAATGCTTGACTCTAGAATGTTGACTTTTCCTAGAGCTGTGTTGAATTGAATCTAAGAAGCACAAGTTCAAGTGACTTCTTGACTTGTCTACATGAAGTACTACGTACAGAACACTGCAACGATGTTGCTAAGTTTGATCAGCGTTATACTTGACACCAGTTGCTGTATATGCTGGACTGATTATAGAACCCTGAAATACTGTTGGTATGATCAGATGACAAATATAAACTCTGATTACAAAGCTGTATAATAAGGTAACTTAGCATTTACATGTGAGTTTTAACCGATCAAAAAGCATACAAGTATACGGGGACGAATGTAGTTCACAATATATAGATAAAGATGGTAAAACGGTTATTGTCTCCTGGGAGGTTACATAGATGGAGAAGTGTCAATATTGGAGGGTCCATaataagagagaaagagagtatCATTGATTAGGGTTCATCCCCCTAAGAACTCACGAATATGTTTCCTTCTAAGTGAGTATGAGAACCTCATTGCTACACCATTCTCTTCCAAAATGTCTCTCTCAGATCCTCTGTAATGTTTGtgttatgtgtgtgtttttgagGTTGGATTGAGTCTGTCAAATTGACTAACAACGACTGCGCTATTGTGAAACTAAGCTGGATACTTCTGCTTATAATTTATTGCGAGCATGTGCAATTCTTATGATGTTATTGTTATCTATACTTCTCCCTTTTTCCTGGAAGATagaataaaatatcttatttttatcacCAACTTACCTGGTTATAGAATAATACATTGTATGAAgtttagatttattaatttagagaaataaaaaaattatcaggattaaattgtatataaaacattatgaaAGGTATACAATTATAACTAGATTTTCCCTGTTTGTAAATAAGGATAACAAATTTCTATATGATGGGTTGGTTAGTAATACTGAACTCCAAACAAGAAAATTGTCATGTGTTAAgaagatactagattttgacccgcgctttcaaagcgcgggtttatgtttggtgaaaattttatataatcacatttatataatccgttttgtatatgtatttatataatccgtctcatatatgtattttatatccagatttatgttcggtaaaactatattatacatgtatttttaggtttttaattttgaattagatattttaaatataaatcaatataacagttttatagttttgatcggtgttttgaaattcgattgagacctgcggttgaacggattaccggttgatcaaagataaattcagttcgggtttgaaaaaaaaaacaaaatttaaaaatccaataaaaactactaaaatcgaaatccagttaccggttgaacctataaacaatttttatttttttataaataatttttgttagatagttgggattatatttaggaaaaagcggtttaaaaccaaaccattaaatagtttgagaaaaacgatgcagtttcaaacatgtccggttggtgtttggtgaaaattttatataattatttatataatccgtcttgtatatgtatttatataatccgtctcatatatgtattttatatccagatttatgttcggtaaaactatattatacatgtatttttaggtttttaattttgaattagatattttaaatataaatcaatataacagttttatagttttgatcggtgttttgaaattcgattgagacctgcggttgaacggattaccggttgatcaaagataaattcagttcgggtttgaaaaaaaaacaaaatttaaaaatccaataaaaactactaaaatcgaaatccagttaccggttgaaccactggttgaaccaataaacaatttttattttttataaataatttttgttagatagttgggattttatttaggaaaaaacggtttaaaaccaaaccattaaatagtttgagaaaaatgatgcagtttcaaacatgtccggttggaaaaatattaaaatgatgcagtatcaaacacggaataatcacataccaaaattgaattaggaaaccggtggttaatgacaaaccaaaaacaattaaaaagaaaccaatgcaaaatgtccaaaatgtcattaatgaatacaaaagaaagcctctttaataggggtaaacaaagtaaaaatccaaatgtgcttgtactttaatagtatagataatttttgttagatagttgggattatatttaggaaaaagcggtttaaaaccaaaccattaaatagtttgagaaaaacgatgcagtttcaaacatgtccggttggtgtttggtgaaaattttatataattatttatataatccgtcttgtatatgtatttatataatccgtctcatatatgtattttatatccagatttatgttcggtaaaactatattatacatgtatttttaggtttttaattttgaattagatattttaaatataaatcaatataacagttttatagttttgatcggtgttttgaaattcgattgagacctgcggttgaacggattaccggttgatcaaagataaattcagttcgggtttgaaaaaaaacaaaatttaaaaatccaataaaaactactaaaatcgaaatccagttaccggttgaaccactggttgaaccaataaacaatttttattttttataaataatttttgttagatagttgggattttatttaggaaaaaccggtttaaaaccaaaccattaaatagtttgagaaaaatgatgcagtttcaaacatgtccggttggaaaaatattaaaatgatgcagtatcaaacacggaataatcacataccaaaattgaattaggaaaccggtggttaatgacaaaccaaaaacaattaaaaaagaaaccaatgcaaaatgtccaaaatgtcattaatgaatacaaaagaaagcctCTTTAATAAGGGTAAACaaagtaaaaatccaaatgtgcttgtactttaatagtatagatacgttaacttaataaaaattttctttttcttgttacCTTTATTAACTTCATTTTTCTAGTTTACAAATtcatgattaatttttttttgagatttgattTTATGTTGAGCTGGACCAAACTATTCTTTCAATGAACATCATCACAAGTCACAAAACTCTTCATGGTTGTTCTGAGCACACGTGCACTGCCGGTAGTCTTTGGTTTGAACTTGCAAACTACCGACACTGTTATTATACTCGATAGTGATTGAAATTCGTAAATGGACCCGCATGCAGAAGTAAGAAGTGAGAGTCTTTGCTGCTAAATCCACCAGTGTTACATAAAGAAATGTTTGATTCATGAATGCTACTCATGATTCGACTctcaaaaatagaaacatggATTCAGttctaattgtaaaaaaaaaaatattcacaaaaaGCTTTGTTTATCTGTTACATGGACACACTATGTTTAATaccatttcatttttttttgaaaaaagattaATACCATTTCATGTAACTAATGTTTTGCTTTTGCATCATCATTTATACAAATCAACTAAATGGTAGTATGCGCCATACGAATacgataaaaataataaattaaaaaaaaatcaaaataaaatatatacttttttttggtaaaaaaaaaactaaactttacAACTTAACAAATATACTTTCAAAAACAACAAGTAAATTATCTAAATTTTGAAAGCAATTTACAACTTAACAAAAAAGAACTAAACCTGAATTGACGGTTCCAGCCTTTGGGATCTTTAGCTAAAATATGGACCCATACTCATTACCAAAATGTTTCTGTCTGTATTTAGGTTTCTAAAACTACTGTATACTGAGAGTACTTTACGTTAAGGATGCTTGATTCAATAAATGATACT
This genomic stretch from Raphanus sativus cultivar WK10039 chromosome 3, ASM80110v3, whole genome shotgun sequence harbors:
- the LOC108846824 gene encoding protein SMALL AUXIN UP-REGULATED RNA 12-like, with protein sequence MKSKFIKSFEKKVTLMTGKVVSPCTFCETCCKRIYHAFKKEAEVIPKDVPKGHLVVYVGEESRRFVIKISLLTHPLFKALLDQAQDAYGFSADSRLWIPCDVSTFLHVVRCAGAPQHQNNCMCI